A stretch of Gemmatimonadaceae bacterium DNA encodes these proteins:
- a CDS encoding MBL fold metallo-hydrolase, protein MLLRRFFDEQLAQTSYLAACDHARLGVIVDPNRNVAQYIEAAARDNIRIVAVTETHIHADLVSGSRELARRTNAQLYLSDAGDAEWKYGFAGESRAELLTDGSHFMIGDVRIDAIHTPGHTPEHMTFLVTDTAVAAEPMGAITGDFIFVGDVGRPDLLERAAGYAGTMETSARRLFQSLQAFKTFPDYLQIWPGHGAGSACGKALGAMPQSTLGYEKLFNWAFAEDDEERFVTEVLAGQPEPPAYFAIMKRVNRDGPADAPTTVPPVAGADEIARSLSAGETVVDTRSVLEFAARHAAGSVNIPRNRSFLNWAGSLLPYDRDVCVIGDSSEEARRQLAADLSLIGLERVSGVFPAESLDELSKLGVRMSATRQISVGDVRTRRNATILDVRGRSEFAAGHLPRALNIPLGELRRRLDEIPEGQVVVHCQGGSRSAIAASILQRGGRDDMSSMYGGFSEWERSGNPVERGSRTQGS, encoded by the coding sequence ATGCTCCTTCGCCGGTTCTTCGACGAACAGCTCGCCCAGACGAGCTACCTCGCAGCGTGCGATCACGCGCGCCTCGGCGTCATAGTGGACCCGAATCGCAACGTCGCTCAATACATTGAGGCGGCCGCACGCGACAACATCCGCATCGTCGCGGTCACCGAGACCCACATCCACGCCGATCTTGTTTCCGGCTCGAGGGAGCTGGCACGGCGCACGAACGCCCAGCTCTATCTCTCCGATGCGGGCGACGCCGAGTGGAAGTACGGTTTCGCCGGCGAGTCACGTGCGGAGCTGCTGACGGACGGATCGCACTTCATGATCGGCGACGTACGAATAGACGCGATCCACACTCCCGGTCACACGCCCGAGCACATGACTTTCCTCGTCACCGACACGGCGGTCGCCGCCGAGCCGATGGGAGCCATCACCGGCGATTTCATTTTCGTCGGAGACGTAGGCCGCCCCGACCTGCTCGAGCGCGCTGCGGGATACGCCGGCACGATGGAAACAAGCGCTCGGCGGCTCTTCCAGTCGTTGCAGGCTTTCAAGACATTCCCTGATTATCTCCAGATATGGCCCGGTCACGGCGCAGGCTCAGCCTGCGGAAAGGCCCTCGGCGCCATGCCGCAATCCACGCTTGGCTACGAGAAGCTGTTCAACTGGGCTTTCGCCGAGGACGATGAGGAACGCTTCGTAACGGAAGTACTCGCCGGACAGCCCGAGCCACCCGCGTATTTCGCGATCATGAAGCGCGTCAACCGCGACGGGCCGGCAGACGCGCCGACAACGGTCCCGCCGGTCGCTGGCGCAGACGAGATCGCGCGCTCTCTGTCGGCCGGTGAGACAGTGGTGGATACGCGATCCGTACTGGAATTCGCAGCGCGACATGCGGCCGGCTCGGTCAACATCCCGCGCAACAGATCTTTTCTCAACTGGGCTGGTTCCCTTCTGCCGTACGACCGCGACGTGTGCGTGATCGGCGATTCATCCGAGGAGGCACGACGCCAGCTTGCGGCGGACCTGTCGCTCATCGGCCTCGAGCGAGTCTCGGGCGTATTCCCCGCCGAATCGCTCGACGAGCTCTCGAAGCTCGGCGTGCGGATGAGCGCGACGAGACAGATATCCGTCGGAGACGTTCGGACCAGACGCAACGCGACGATCCTCGACGTTCGCGGCCGCAGTGAGTTCGCGGCGGGGCATCTGCCGCGCGCGCTGAACATTCCACTCGGCGAGCTCCGCAGGCGCCTCGACGAGATTCCCGAGGGGCAGGTCGTCGTTCACTGCCAAGGTGGCTCGAGATCGGCGATCGCGGCGAGCATCCTGCAGCGTGGCGGCAGAGATGACATGTCGAGCATGTACGGCGGTTTCTCGGAGTGGGAGCGGAGCGGCAACCCTGTGGAACGAGGTTCGCGAACTCAGGGGAGCTGA